A portion of the Halanaerobiales bacterium genome contains these proteins:
- a CDS encoding nucleotidyl transferase AbiEii/AbiGii toxin family protein, which produces MNDPAASTLAKLKNKSKKLNLQFQQILVLFSQEELIRRISLSNYKENFILKGGYLIYSISEKSFRPTIDSDFLIVNHPLDIKNLKKVMNNVINQKTQYDYVKYEVKNYESITEQMKYNGIRVNLISKIKNTRTHINIDFATGDDYLIPEFKTRNLRTILEDFEKPNILTYSLESIVSEKLDSILYRMELNSRMKDYYDIYFLLNKYQFSGEKLKIAITKTLNNRNRNYSNDSIGSLNRLINNRQLKERWDNFCSKILNEYLNFDKIIEEIIIFLKAPYKAYYNSTSIDTFWNPNDKSYN; this is translated from the coding sequence TAAGAAATTAAATTTACAATTTCAACAAATTTTAGTTTTATTTAGTCAGGAGGAATTAATTCGAAGAATTTCACTCTCTAATTATAAAGAAAACTTTATATTAAAAGGTGGTTATCTTATTTATTCAATAAGTGAAAAAAGTTTTAGACCTACAATTGACTCTGATTTTTTAATCGTAAATCATCCTTTAGATATAAAAAATTTAAAAAAAGTTATGAATAATGTAATTAATCAAAAAACTCAATATGATTATGTTAAATATGAAGTCAAAAATTATGAAAGCATCACTGAGCAAATGAAGTATAATGGTATAAGAGTTAATTTAATTAGTAAGATAAAAAATACAAGAACTCATATAAATATTGATTTTGCTACTGGAGATGATTATTTAATTCCTGAATTTAAAACAAGAAACCTACGTACAATTTTAGAGGACTTCGAAAAACCAAATATTTTAACATATTCATTAGAATCAATTGTCTCAGAAAAATTAGATTCAATTCTTTATCGCATGGAACTTAACAGTAGAATGAAAGATTATTATGATATCTATTTTTTACTTAATAAATATCAATTTTCAGGAGAAAAATTAAAAATTGCAATTACAAAAACTTTAAATAATAGGAATAGAAATTATTCTAATGATTCTATTGGTTCTTTAAATAGATTGATAAATAATAGACAACTTAAAGAAAGATGGGATAATTTTTGTAGTAAAATTCTAAATGAGTATTTGAATTTTGATAAAATAATAGAAGAAATAATAATTTTTCTTAAAGCTCCATATAAAGCTTATTACAATTCTACTTCAATTGATACTTTTTGGAATCCAAACGATAAATCTTATAATTAA